CGATGAGGAGGTGCTTCATGCCGTGCTCACGCGCTCGAGCGTACGGCCCAGGTCCGCACCGAGGGCGGCGTACGACGCCTCGGCCGACGCGGGGAGCGCACGGACCACGAGTGCAGCACGACCCGGGAGCTCCTCCAGTGACGGGAGGTGCTCCCGGGTCAGGTGCCGCAGTCGTCTCTTCACGCGGTTGCGCGTGGCGGCGTTGCCCACGGCCTTGCTCACCGTGAAACCCACCTGCGCAGGTCCCGGAGCCGCCTGGCCGTCCACCCACAGGTGGACGACGAGCGTGGAGCTGCCGGCACGCCGCCCGCTGCGGACGGTGCGCCGGAAGGCGGCGCTGTCGGTCAGCCGGTGGCCAGCGGAGAGCACGGCGCGGTG
This genomic stretch from Nocardioides renjunii harbors:
- the rnpA gene encoding ribonuclease P protein component, with amino-acid sequence MLSAGHRLTDSAAFRRTVRSGRRAGSSTLVVHLWVDGQAAPGPAQVGFTVSKAVGNAATRNRVKRRLRHLTREHLPSLEELPGRAALVVRALPASAEASYAALGADLGRTLERVSTA